One genomic window of Streptomonospora nanhaiensis includes the following:
- a CDS encoding lytic polysaccharide monooxygenase yields MNLARLTALMGGAAVLAAGFAVALPPEPAEAHGGLTYPATRTYACYRDGIDNGNGGSLDPQNPMCQDALAANSYPFWNWFGNLISNAGGRHREIIPDGKLCGPTSQFDAFNAPGTEWPATDVRAGQQITFRYNAWAPHPGTWYQYITKDGWNPDEPLGWDDLEPVPFDQVTNPPINGSGPDGAEYTWNAALPDKSGRHIIYSIWQRSDSPEAFYNCADVNFTGGGTTEPDTEAPTAPGAPMAHEVTGDSVDLMWGAARDNRGVTRYEVRDAATDEVVATSTRTEATVTGLTPETDYAFYVVALDAAGNTSPASSTVSVTTGSANETSGECTVDFTVANQWSGGYTANVKLTNDGDAAISGWTVDWEFTDGATVSNGWSAEFQQHGDHVMATNAAWNGNVPAGGSVTFGFNASSTGPAQVPEAFRLDGSSCATA; encoded by the coding sequence GTGAACCTCGCCCGACTGACGGCCCTGATGGGCGGCGCCGCCGTCCTGGCCGCCGGGTTCGCGGTGGCCCTGCCGCCCGAGCCCGCCGAGGCCCACGGCGGCCTCACCTACCCCGCCACGCGCACCTACGCCTGCTACCGCGACGGCATCGACAACGGCAACGGCGGCTCGCTGGACCCGCAGAACCCCATGTGCCAGGACGCGCTGGCCGCCAACAGCTACCCGTTCTGGAACTGGTTCGGCAACCTCATCAGCAACGCGGGCGGCCGGCACCGCGAGATCATCCCCGACGGCAAGCTGTGCGGCCCCACCAGCCAGTTCGACGCGTTCAACGCCCCGGGCACCGAGTGGCCGGCCACCGACGTGCGCGCGGGCCAGCAGATCACCTTCCGCTACAACGCCTGGGCGCCGCACCCCGGCACCTGGTACCAGTACATCACCAAGGACGGCTGGAACCCCGACGAGCCGCTGGGCTGGGACGACCTCGAACCTGTGCCGTTCGACCAGGTCACCAACCCGCCGATCAACGGCTCGGGACCCGACGGCGCCGAGTACACCTGGAACGCCGCGCTGCCCGACAAGAGCGGCCGGCACATCATCTACTCGATCTGGCAGCGCTCCGACAGCCCCGAGGCGTTCTACAACTGCGCCGACGTCAACTTCACCGGCGGCGGCACCACCGAGCCCGACACCGAGGCGCCCACCGCCCCCGGCGCGCCCATGGCCCACGAGGTCACCGGCGACAGCGTCGACCTGATGTGGGGCGCGGCCAGGGACAACCGCGGGGTGACCCGCTACGAGGTCCGCGACGCCGCCACCGACGAGGTGGTGGCCACCAGCACGCGCACCGAGGCCACGGTCACCGGGCTCACCCCCGAGACCGACTACGCGTTCTACGTGGTCGCCCTCGACGCCGCCGGGAACACCTCGCCCGCGTCGTCCACCGTCAGCGTCACCACGGGCTCGGCCAACGAGACCAGCGGCGAGTGCACGGTCGACTTCACCGTCGCCAACCAGTGGTCGGGCGGCTACACCGCCAACGTGAAGCTGACCAACGACGGCGACGCCGCCATCAGCGGCTGGACGGTCGACTGGGAGTTCACCGACGGCGCCACGGTCTCCAACGGCTGGTCGGCGGAGTTCCAGCAGCACGGCGACCACGTCATGGCCACCAACGCCGCCTGGAACGGCAACGTCCCCGCCGGCGGTTCGGTGACCTTCGGGTTCAACGCCTCCTCCACGGGCCCGGCCCAGGTTCCCGAGGCGTTCCGGCTGGACGGCTCGTCGTGCGCCACGGCGTGA
- a CDS encoding D-alanine--D-alanine ligase family protein has translation MAEQRKIRVAVVFGGRSTEHEISCVTAGGVISAIDTDRYEIVPIGITRQGEWTLSSAELEQLAIVDGRLPEVDGSGPRLAVPFSGAADLMVLADGQAPRPLGGIDVVLPLLHGPLGEDGTVQGLFEMMDVRYAGAGVFASAASMDKVFMKALFTGHGIPTGRYVAVPDRAWRGERKRVLDDIAELGATLFVKPARGGSSMGITKVSDAADTDAVVAAIESAREHDPKVIVEAAVPGREIECGVLESLDGGAPDTSLPAEIHVAEGFDFYDFQAKYLSTSTLSIPADLPAEVVAEIRREAARTFEALGCEGLARVDFFYGDDGRVYVNEINTLPGFTPSSAFPQMWAASGVDYPALVDRIIQTGLRRAPGLR, from the coding sequence ATGGCCGAGCAGCGTAAAATCCGGGTCGCCGTCGTCTTCGGCGGACGCAGCACCGAGCACGAGATCTCCTGCGTGACCGCGGGCGGCGTCATCTCGGCGATCGACACCGACCGGTACGAGATCGTGCCCATCGGGATCACCCGCCAGGGCGAGTGGACCCTGTCCTCGGCCGAACTGGAGCAGCTGGCCATCGTCGACGGCCGGCTGCCCGAGGTCGACGGCTCCGGCCCGCGCCTGGCCGTGCCCTTCAGCGGCGCCGCCGACCTCATGGTGCTGGCCGACGGCCAGGCGCCGCGCCCGCTGGGCGGCATCGACGTCGTCCTGCCGCTGCTGCACGGCCCGCTGGGCGAGGACGGCACCGTCCAGGGCCTCTTCGAGATGATGGACGTCCGCTACGCGGGCGCCGGGGTCTTCGCCAGCGCCGCCTCCATGGACAAGGTCTTCATGAAGGCCCTGTTCACCGGGCACGGGATCCCCACCGGCCGCTACGTCGCCGTGCCCGACCGCGCCTGGCGCGGCGAGCGCAAGCGGGTGCTGGACGACATCGCCGAACTGGGCGCCACCCTGTTCGTCAAGCCCGCCCGCGGCGGCAGCAGCATGGGCATCACCAAGGTGTCCGACGCCGCCGACACCGACGCCGTGGTCGCCGCGATCGAGTCCGCGCGCGAGCACGACCCCAAGGTGATCGTCGAGGCGGCGGTGCCCGGCCGCGAGATCGAGTGCGGCGTGCTGGAGTCGCTCGACGGCGGCGCGCCCGACACCTCGCTGCCCGCCGAGATCCACGTGGCCGAGGGCTTCGACTTCTACGACTTCCAGGCCAAGTACCTGTCCACCAGCACCCTGTCGATCCCCGCCGACCTGCCCGCCGAGGTGGTCGCCGAGATCCGCCGCGAGGCCGCGCGCACGTTCGAGGCGCTGGGCTGCGAGGGGCTGGCGCGGGTGGACTTCTTCTACGGCGACGACGGCCGGGTCTACGTCAACGAGATCAACACCCTGCCCGGGTTCACCCCGTCCTCGGCGTTCCCGCAGATGTGGGCGGCCAGCGGGGTGGACTACCCGGCGCTGGTCGACCGCATCATCCAGACGGGCCTGCGCCGGGCGCCCGGCCTGCGCTGA
- a CDS encoding trans-sulfuration enzyme family protein, with translation MHEQGRHSGHGRTGRERSRRDAGDRPGENTRAVRLPTGPPPTERPLRTPVYRTTTFEFATSRDYADVLAGTVPGYSYSRIDNPTADAFARAAAAMEAGGSGREVRGEAFASGMGAISSVLLGLTRAGAHVVASHSIYGNTYSLLDGLLRRFGVAVDFVDITDLDAVRAAVRPETAVVFTETLSNPTMTVADLPALAAVAGDAGAALVVDSTFASPAVCRPLEHGADIVVHSATKYIGGHSDATGGVAVGGPEVMAAVRSARVDLGPCLAPDEAFLLHRGLETLPLRMARQCATAAEFAAAVAAHPAVESVAHPSLPDHPGHALAARLFDPDRFGAVVTVTPRGGREAGMALADGVRTAMVAASLGGTHTLVGHVGSTTHRQMSDDALEKAGIGPGAVRFSIGLEDPRDLIGDALAALDRCGADQTAR, from the coding sequence ATGCACGAGCAGGGCCGCCACAGCGGACACGGCCGCACCGGCCGGGAGCGGAGCCGGCGGGACGCCGGGGACCGGCCGGGGGAGAACACCCGCGCCGTGCGGCTGCCCACCGGGCCGCCCCCCACCGAGCGGCCGCTGCGCACGCCGGTGTACCGCACCACCACCTTCGAGTTCGCGACCTCGCGGGACTACGCCGACGTGCTCGCCGGCACCGTGCCCGGCTACTCCTACTCGCGCATCGACAACCCCACCGCCGACGCCTTCGCGCGGGCGGCGGCCGCCATGGAGGCCGGCGGCAGCGGGCGCGAGGTGCGCGGCGAGGCGTTCGCCTCGGGCATGGGCGCCATCAGCAGCGTGCTGCTGGGGCTGACCAGGGCAGGTGCCCACGTGGTCGCCTCGCACTCCATCTACGGCAACACCTACTCGCTGCTGGACGGCCTGCTGCGGCGCTTCGGGGTGGCCGTCGACTTCGTCGACATCACCGACCTGGACGCGGTGCGCGCCGCGGTGCGGCCCGAGACCGCCGTGGTGTTCACCGAGACCCTGTCCAACCCCACGATGACGGTGGCCGACCTGCCCGCTCTGGCCGCCGTCGCCGGCGACGCGGGCGCCGCCCTGGTGGTCGACTCCACGTTCGCCTCGCCCGCGGTGTGCCGGCCGCTGGAGCACGGCGCCGACATCGTGGTGCACTCGGCCACTAAGTACATCGGCGGGCACAGCGACGCCACCGGCGGTGTGGCCGTGGGCGGGCCCGAGGTGATGGCCGCGGTGCGCTCGGCGCGGGTCGACCTCGGGCCCTGCCTGGCCCCCGACGAGGCGTTCCTGCTGCACCGCGGGCTGGAGACGCTCCCGCTGCGCATGGCCCGCCAGTGCGCCACCGCCGCGGAGTTCGCCGCGGCCGTGGCCGCCCACCCCGCCGTGGAGAGCGTGGCCCACCCCAGCCTGCCCGACCACCCCGGCCACGCGCTCGCGGCCCGGCTGTTCGACCCCGACCGGTTCGGCGCGGTGGTCACCGTTACCCCGCGCGGCGGGCGGGAGGCCGGCATGGCGCTGGCCGACGGCGTGCGCACCGCGATGGTGGCGGCCTCGCTGGGCGGCACGCACACGCTGGTGGGCCACGTCGGCTCCACCACCCACCGGCAGATGAGCGACGACGCCCTGGAGAAGGCGGGGATCGGGCCGGGCGCGGTGCGCTTCTCCATCGGGCTGGAGGATCCGCGGGACCTGATCGGCGACGCGCTGGCGGCGTTGGACCGCTGCGGCGCCGACCAGACCGCAAGATGA
- a CDS encoding NAD(P)H-dependent glycerol-3-phosphate dehydrogenase: MSADTPREHATKVAVMGSGSWGTAFANVVADAGAAEVVLCGRRAAVADAVNARHENPDYFPGIPLNPALTATTDPAKALHGADFVVLAVPSQTLRGNLSAWRAHIAPSAVVVSLMKGIELGTSLRMSEVITEVLAVPAEQVAVVSGPNLAREIAQRQPATAVMACPHEPTAVRLQHICKSAYFRPYTATDLVGVELGGAVKNVIALAVGVAVGMGFGDNAKASLITRGLAETVRLAVTLGADEHTLAGLAGMGDLVATCSSPLSRNRTFGEKLGQGMTLEEVVAETRQTAEGVKSSESVLALARAAGVEMPITEAVVAMMHHGLPPAEALAAFMSRSAKPERYGV; this comes from the coding sequence GTGAGCGCTGACACGCCGCGGGAGCACGCCACCAAGGTCGCGGTCATGGGCAGCGGCTCCTGGGGGACCGCCTTCGCCAACGTGGTCGCCGACGCCGGCGCCGCCGAGGTGGTCCTGTGCGGGCGGCGCGCCGCCGTGGCCGACGCGGTCAACGCGCGCCACGAGAACCCCGACTACTTCCCGGGCATCCCGCTCAACCCGGCGCTGACCGCCACCACCGACCCCGCCAAGGCGCTGCACGGCGCCGATTTCGTGGTGCTGGCCGTGCCCTCGCAGACACTGCGCGGCAACCTGTCGGCCTGGCGCGCCCACATCGCCCCCTCGGCGGTGGTCGTCAGCCTGATGAAGGGCATCGAGTTGGGCACCTCGCTGCGCATGAGCGAGGTCATCACCGAGGTCCTGGCCGTGCCGGCCGAGCAGGTGGCGGTGGTCTCGGGCCCCAACCTGGCCCGCGAGATCGCCCAGCGCCAGCCGGCCACCGCCGTCATGGCCTGCCCGCACGAGCCCACCGCCGTGCGGCTCCAGCACATCTGCAAGTCCGCCTACTTCCGCCCCTACACCGCCACCGACCTGGTCGGGGTGGAGTTGGGCGGCGCGGTGAAGAACGTCATCGCGCTGGCCGTGGGCGTGGCCGTGGGCATGGGCTTCGGCGACAACGCCAAGGCGTCTTTGATCACCCGCGGCCTGGCCGAGACCGTGCGCCTGGCGGTGACCCTGGGCGCCGACGAGCACACCCTGGCCGGCCTGGCCGGCATGGGCGACCTGGTGGCCACGTGCAGCTCGCCGCTGTCGCGCAACCGCACCTTCGGCGAGAAGCTCGGCCAGGGCATGACCCTGGAGGAGGTCGTCGCCGAGACCCGGCAGACCGCCGAGGGGGTCAAGTCCTCGGAGTCGGTGCTGGCCCTGGCCCGCGCCGCCGGGGTCGAGATGCCCATCACCGAGGCCGTGGTCGCGATGATGCACCACGGCCTCCCCCCGGCCGAGGCGCTCGCGGCGTTCATGTCGCGCAGCGCCAAGCCGGAGCGCTACGGGGTGTAG
- a CDS encoding lysophospholipid acyltransferase family protein has product MAKQREVQWVKTVVAAIVRPVLGLVTRPEWQGTENVPREGGVIIAANHLSMADPLTIAHYLYIGARRWPTFTAKEGVFRIPLVGAVARSTGQIPVKRGSTDAVKALHAAELALTRDNASVIFYPEGTCTRDPDLWPMTARTGVARLALSTGVPVVPLAHWGEQHLLRYGTAKLRPFPRKRVQMIAGPPVDLSAYRDKPMTATVLKEATAEIMRAITELQAGLRGEVPPAEPYDMRRARQGDAQDAQGGSDAAGAAPAAPEAPEVAAAESAAPAPADPVPAEPAADTPAADGALDGTANGEGTTRR; this is encoded by the coding sequence GTGGCTAAGCAGCGCGAAGTGCAATGGGTCAAGACGGTCGTGGCCGCCATCGTCCGCCCCGTCCTCGGCCTGGTCACCCGGCCCGAGTGGCAGGGCACCGAGAACGTCCCCCGCGAGGGCGGGGTGATCATCGCCGCCAACCACCTGTCGATGGCCGACCCGCTGACCATCGCCCACTACCTCTACATCGGCGCGCGCCGCTGGCCCACCTTCACCGCCAAGGAGGGGGTGTTCCGCATCCCGCTGGTGGGCGCGGTGGCCCGCAGCACCGGCCAGATCCCGGTCAAGCGCGGAAGCACCGACGCCGTCAAGGCCCTGCACGCGGCCGAGCTGGCGCTGACCCGCGACAACGCCTCGGTGATCTTCTACCCCGAGGGCACCTGCACCCGCGACCCCGACCTGTGGCCGATGACCGCCCGCACCGGAGTGGCGCGGCTGGCGCTGAGCACCGGGGTGCCGGTCGTCCCGCTGGCCCACTGGGGCGAGCAGCACCTGCTGCGCTACGGCACCGCCAAGCTGCGGCCGTTCCCGCGCAAGCGGGTGCAGATGATCGCCGGACCGCCGGTGGACCTGTCGGCCTACCGCGACAAGCCGATGACGGCCACGGTCCTCAAGGAGGCCACCGCCGAGATCATGCGCGCCATCACCGAGCTGCAGGCCGGGCTGCGCGGCGAGGTCCCGCCCGCCGAGCCCTACGACATGCGCCGCGCGCGCCAGGGCGACGCGCAGGACGCGCAGGGCGGCTCCGACGCCGCCGGCGCCGCGCCGGCCGCCCCCGAGGCGCCCGAGGTCGCCGCGGCCGAGTCCGCCGCACCGGCCCCCGCGGACCCGGTTCCGGCCGAGCCCGCCGCCGACACGCCGGCCGCCGACGGCGCCCTCGACGGCACGGCCAACGGCGAGGGGACGACCCGCCGGTGA
- the cofC gene encoding 2-phospho-L-lactate guanylyltransferase: protein MPPLDDDRRWSLVVPVKRLGAAKSRLAGAAELRGLARADLALAVACDTVMAAVSCPRVGAVFVVTDDDRAARALAELGARVVGGEPGTGLNPALVHGAALALREFPHRGRAALSADLPALRAGELERVLDAAAAHPVSFLPDAPGIGTTLYAARPGAAFAPAFEGASRRRHRAAGAVELDGTAAPSVRRDVDTPEDLREAAALGVGPYTAKLLARAAR, encoded by the coding sequence ATGCCGCCGTTGGATGATGACCGGCGCTGGTCGCTGGTGGTCCCGGTGAAGCGCCTGGGCGCGGCCAAGTCGCGCCTGGCGGGGGCGGCCGAGTTGCGCGGGCTGGCCCGCGCCGACCTCGCGCTGGCCGTGGCCTGCGACACGGTGATGGCGGCGGTCTCCTGCCCGCGCGTGGGGGCGGTGTTCGTGGTCACCGACGACGACCGCGCCGCGCGGGCGCTGGCCGAACTGGGCGCGCGCGTGGTGGGCGGCGAACCGGGCACCGGGCTCAACCCGGCGCTGGTGCACGGCGCCGCGCTGGCGCTGCGGGAGTTCCCGCACCGGGGCCGGGCCGCACTGTCGGCCGACCTGCCCGCGCTGCGGGCCGGCGAACTGGAGCGGGTACTGGACGCCGCGGCCGCGCACCCGGTGTCGTTCCTGCCCGACGCCCCCGGGATCGGCACCACGCTGTACGCGGCTCGGCCCGGGGCGGCATTCGCCCCGGCGTTCGAGGGCGCCTCGCGGCGGCGGCACCGCGCGGCCGGGGCGGTCGAACTCGACGGCACCGCCGCGCCCAGCGTGCGCCGCGACGTCGACACCCCCGAGGACCTGCGCGAGGCCGCCGCGCTGGGTGTGGGACCGTACACGGCCAAGCTGCTGGCGCGCGCCGCCCGCTGA
- a CDS encoding HU family DNA-binding protein: protein MNKRDLIDAISERMGDRKTATEAVNAVLETIQKTVASGDKVAITGFGVFEKSERAAREARNPATGATINVPASFVPKFRPGADFKALVNGEKK, encoded by the coding sequence ATGAACAAGCGTGACCTGATCGACGCCATCTCTGAACGTATGGGCGACCGAAAGACCGCCACCGAAGCCGTGAACGCGGTGCTGGAGACGATCCAGAAGACCGTGGCCTCGGGCGACAAGGTCGCCATCACGGGCTTCGGCGTCTTCGAGAAGTCCGAGCGCGCCGCTCGCGAGGCCCGCAACCCCGCCACCGGGGCGACCATCAACGTCCCGGCGAGCTTCGTTCCGAAGTTCCGCCCGGGGGCCGACTTCAAGGCCCTGGTGAACGGCGAGAAGAAGTAG
- a CDS encoding SCO5555 family protein, translating to MASGHPVEPDSAEFYLDLARRLREAHRRANALPDGVRIPVIRRLLTVTEAVKRDPVRASARLDAMLQELAQQAEDPPTR from the coding sequence ATGGCTTCCGGTCACCCAGTAGAACCGGATTCCGCAGAATTTTACCTTGACTTGGCGCGGCGGCTGCGGGAAGCGCACCGCCGCGCCAACGCACTGCCCGACGGTGTCCGGATTCCGGTTATACGTAGGCTTTTGACGGTCACAGAGGCGGTCAAAAGGGATCCAGTGCGCGCCTCCGCTCGGCTCGACGCGATGCTCCAGGAGCTTGCTCAGCAGGCCGAAGACCCCCCGACACGCTGA
- the leuD gene encoding 3-isopropylmalate dehydratase small subunit produces the protein MEKFTVHTGSAVPLRYSNVDTDQIIPAVYLKRVARTGFEDGLFAAWRANDPEFVLNKPEFAGGSVLVAGPDFGTGSSREHAVWALQDYGFKAVIAPRFGDIFRGNSLKGGLLTVVVPQDVVERLWDAVEADPATQVTVDLVEREVRAPGIVQPFELDDYTRWRLMEGLDDIALTLRHTDDIDAYEKRRHAWLPVTQ, from the coding sequence ATGGAGAAGTTCACCGTCCACACCGGCAGCGCCGTGCCGCTGCGCTACAGCAACGTGGACACCGACCAGATCATCCCCGCCGTCTACCTCAAGCGGGTGGCCCGCACCGGGTTCGAGGACGGCCTGTTCGCGGCCTGGCGCGCCAACGACCCCGAGTTCGTGCTGAACAAGCCGGAGTTCGCCGGCGGCAGCGTGCTGGTGGCCGGCCCGGACTTCGGCACCGGGTCCTCGCGCGAGCACGCGGTCTGGGCGCTCCAGGACTACGGGTTCAAGGCCGTGATCGCGCCGCGGTTCGGCGACATCTTCCGCGGCAACTCGCTCAAGGGCGGGCTGCTGACGGTCGTGGTGCCCCAGGACGTGGTCGAGCGGCTGTGGGACGCGGTCGAGGCCGATCCCGCCACCCAGGTGACCGTGGACCTGGTCGAGCGCGAGGTGCGGGCGCCGGGGATCGTGCAGCCGTTCGAACTGGACGACTACACACGGTGGCGGCTGATGGAGGGGCTGGACGACATCGCCCTCACGCTGCGCCACACCGACGACATCGACGCCTACGAGAAGCGGCGCCACGCATGGCTTCCGGTCACCCAGTAG
- the leuC gene encoding 3-isopropylmalate dehydratase large subunit — MARTMAEKVWEEHVVRRADGEPDLLYIDLHLVHEVTSPQAFEGLRLAGRPVRRPDLTIATEDHNVPTENILGPIADKVSRTQIETLRKNASDFGVRLFPMGDIDQGIVHVVGPQLGLTQPGMTVVCGDSHTSTHGAFGALAFGIGTSQVEHVLATQTLPMAPFKTMAVTVNGSLPEGVTAKDIILAVIARIGTGGGQGYVIEYRGQAIRELSMEARMTICNMSIEAGARAGMIAPDDTTFDYIKGRPHAPQGADWDAAVAHWRSLRTDDDAVFDTEVVLDAAELSPFVTWGTNPGQGAPLDSAVPDPASFTDPTERAAAEKALAYMDLAPGTPLREVRVDTVFLGSCTNGRIEDLRAAAEIIKGRKVADNVRMLVVPGSMRVKEQANAEGLGEIFTAAGAEWREAGCSMCLGMNPDQLKPGERSASTSNRNFEGRQGKGGRTHLVSPLVAAATAVRGTLSSPADL; from the coding sequence ATGGCTCGCACGATGGCCGAGAAGGTCTGGGAGGAGCACGTCGTCCGGCGTGCCGATGGCGAACCCGACCTGCTCTACATCGACCTGCACCTCGTCCACGAGGTCACCAGTCCGCAGGCGTTCGAGGGGCTCCGGCTGGCCGGCCGGCCCGTGCGCCGCCCGGACCTGACCATCGCGACCGAGGACCACAACGTCCCCACGGAGAACATCCTCGGCCCCATCGCCGACAAGGTCTCGCGCACCCAGATCGAGACCCTGCGCAAGAACGCCTCCGACTTCGGCGTGCGGCTGTTCCCCATGGGCGACATCGACCAGGGCATCGTCCACGTGGTGGGCCCGCAGCTCGGCCTGACCCAGCCGGGCATGACCGTCGTCTGCGGCGACAGCCACACCAGCACCCACGGCGCGTTCGGCGCGCTGGCGTTCGGGATCGGCACCAGCCAGGTCGAGCACGTGCTGGCCACCCAGACGCTGCCGATGGCGCCGTTCAAGACCATGGCGGTCACCGTCAACGGCTCGCTGCCCGAGGGCGTGACCGCCAAGGACATCATCCTGGCCGTCATCGCCCGCATCGGCACCGGCGGCGGCCAGGGCTACGTCATCGAGTACCGCGGCCAGGCCATCCGGGAGCTGTCCATGGAGGCCCGGATGACGATCTGCAACATGTCGATCGAGGCCGGCGCCCGCGCGGGCATGATCGCGCCCGACGACACCACTTTCGACTACATCAAGGGCCGCCCGCACGCGCCCCAGGGCGCCGACTGGGACGCCGCGGTGGCGCACTGGCGGAGCCTGCGCACCGACGACGACGCGGTCTTCGACACCGAGGTCGTGCTCGACGCCGCCGAGCTGAGCCCGTTCGTCACCTGGGGCACCAACCCCGGCCAGGGCGCGCCGCTGGACTCCGCGGTGCCCGACCCGGCGTCGTTCACCGACCCCACCGAGCGCGCCGCCGCCGAGAAGGCGCTGGCCTACATGGACCTGGCGCCCGGCACGCCGCTGCGCGAGGTCCGGGTCGACACCGTGTTCCTGGGCTCGTGCACCAACGGCCGCATCGAGGACCTGCGCGCCGCCGCCGAGATCATCAAGGGCCGCAAGGTGGCCGACAACGTCCGCATGCTGGTGGTACCCGGCTCCATGCGGGTCAAGGAGCAGGCCAACGCCGAGGGCCTGGGCGAGATCTTCACCGCCGCGGGCGCCGAGTGGCGCGAGGCGGGCTGCTCGATGTGCCTGGGCATGAACCCCGACCAGCTCAAGCCGGGCGAGCGCAGCGCCTCCACCTCCAACCGCAACTTCGAGGGCCGCCAGGGCAAGGGCGGGCGCACCCACCTGGTGTCGCCGCTGGTCGCCGCCGCCACCGCCGTGCGCGGCACCCTGTCCTCGCCCGCCGACCTGTAG